A region from the Hyalangium gracile genome encodes:
- a CDS encoding head GIN domain-containing protein: MQTLRAAVVVPTLLLSLCAFAEGGNREENREVSDFDGVAISHGLEAQVKVGPKSVRISGDEKRLAQVRTEVVDGKLIVRMEKNSWFGSNSKGVRVTISTPRLTSVEASGGAEVDAEATTADTFTVESSGGGELSVRNVDAKSLKVEASGGGEVTLKGRADTMKVEASGGAEVHGKDLSLRALDVEASGGAQVDANPSESVSADLSGGSTVHVASSPSQRNVSASGGAEVVFRRK; this comes from the coding sequence ATGCAGACCCTTCGCGCCGCCGTGGTCGTCCCCACCCTGCTGCTGTCCCTCTGCGCCTTCGCCGAAGGTGGCAACCGCGAGGAGAACCGCGAGGTCTCCGACTTCGATGGGGTGGCGATCAGCCACGGCCTGGAGGCCCAGGTGAAGGTCGGCCCCAAGTCCGTGCGCATCTCCGGTGACGAGAAGCGCCTGGCCCAGGTCCGCACCGAGGTGGTGGACGGCAAGCTCATCGTCCGGATGGAGAAGAACTCCTGGTTCGGCTCCAACAGCAAGGGGGTGCGTGTCACCATCTCCACTCCCAGGCTCACCAGCGTCGAGGCCAGCGGCGGCGCCGAGGTGGACGCGGAGGCCACCACCGCGGACACCTTCACCGTCGAGTCCAGCGGGGGTGGCGAGCTCTCCGTACGCAACGTGGACGCCAAGAGCCTCAAGGTGGAGGCCAGCGGCGGCGGCGAGGTGACGCTCAAGGGCCGCGCGGACACGATGAAGGTGGAGGCCAGCGGCGGCGCCGAGGTGCACGGCAAGGACCTCAGCCTCCGAGCGCTCGACGTGGAGGCCAGCGGCGGCGCCCAGGTGGACGCCAACCCCTCCGAGAGCGTCTCGGCGGACCTGTCCGGCGGCAGCACCGTCCACGTGGCCAGCTCGCCCTCCCAGCGCAACGTCTCCGCCTCCGGCGGCGCGGAGGTCGTCTTCCGCAGGAAGTAG